The genome window AGCGCGGAGGTGAGGCCGACGTTGATTAGCAAGTTCAATACGTTTTTGCAGTTGGGGCTGATGGGGTTGACGACGGTGGCTCCTGTTGTCACGGCTGTTGATTTTAGTCAGTCGTTGACGGTTTTGCAGTAAGTTTCTTTtctgggaagagggggttaAATTGCTGATGATTTGGGATGATAGGTACATTGTCGCCACGACGACGGTTTGGTCGGGCGCGAGTTATGTGTTCAGCAAGGATGCGGTCAAGATTCTGACGCAGCCGGAGAGcaaaaaggagaaggaggttgtggtgggggaggaggaggggaagaagaagtaaCTCTGAGAGAGaagggtgttgggggagaagatgagggtgaggcagttggggaggaaggagagggagggttagGTGGATGATGTGTGTGCTCTGTGTGTTTGGCGAGATGGGGCAGGGAGTTCAGGGGGTTTTCGTGAGTATTGTACATATCCCTATTGCGAGCATTAGCCTTGCTTTGCCCTTGTGGAGCATTCTTGTATATAGACCGTGAACTACATTAAAAAGTTGAATTTTCGTTTACAGTTGCTTGTATTGTTGTCATGTTATATACAAGATTCgaaacccccccccaaaaaaagagaaaaaaaaaacgccgACGCCATGTTTTCTTCCCATCTAGCCCACCCATCCGAACCGATGCCTTGCTTTTAATTCCTCAGCAACCGATATATACAATATCCTACAAACacccttttctttcctacCTTCCTTCAACCCTTCATCTccccaaccctaaccctcccctccacagcccccatatcctccccttcctgaAGGCCGGGCAGTTCCAAATCCAGCGCCTtgctccccttccccccacccccccgtTGGTaatcccccccaccccgtcTCCTCACATGCCGCAACAACATCACGACCCCATTCGGCGTCAcgccctccaccctcctcgcctgccCTATGCTTTCCGGCCGCGTCTCGTTCAGCTTTGTCTGTTCAGCTATGCTCAACCCAGTAACGGTGGTGTAATCGAGATCGGTCGGCAGCAAAAGATGCTCATCCCTCACCGCCCTGGCCGCCTCGGCAAGCTGAAACTTGACGAACGGCTCGTACACCGCCTCGATCGCGACCCTctcttgggttttgggggggaattCCCCTACtgcggggagggtgggttcCAATGCAGAGACAGAAGATGacaaagggggaggggaggaagacgacgagaggttggtggtggtggcgtgCTCGTAGATTTTGCGAAGCATTTGTATACCTGACACCTTGACCCCGTTGATATCGGAATTTGTTTGTGGGAgcgggtgggtggttgtCCACTGCGGGGATGGCAAAATCGTGCTTTCGAGGAGGGAGTATAGGGCTGtagaagaggacgaggtttCGAGGTAACTTTCCcagcgggagggggagatgacaCCCCAGGAGTGGCCTAGGGGTGTGAGCCTTGCATCTGCGTTGTCTGACCGGGTGCGGAGGCGGAATTCGCTTCGGGAGGTGAACATCCTGTATGGTTCCGACACGCCCTTGGTGACGAGGTCGTCGATCATTATGCCGATGTAGGCGTCGAACCGGGAGAGTGATACGGACgggaggttgagggctgTTCGGCCGGCGTTGATGCCAGCGATGACGCCCTGGCCGGCGGCTTCCTCGTAGCCGGTCGTGCCGTTGATTTGGCCGGCGAGAAAGAGGCCCGAGATGTGTTTTGTTTCGAGGGTGCGTTTTAGAGAGCGGGGGTCGACGTAGTCGTATTCGACGCCGTAGCCGGGCTGGAGCATCGTCACGTTCTCGAGGCCGCGGATGGTGCGGAGGAGGGCTTCTTGGGCGTCGGCGGGGATGGTCATGGAGAGGCCGTTGGGGTAGATGACCTCGTTGTCGAAGCCTTCGGGCTCGAGCCAGACGATGTGGGAGTCTTTGTGGCCGAAGCGGATGATTTTGGACTCGAGGGAGGGGCAGTACCGCGGCCCTTTGACCGTCTCGCGGATGTGGATGGTTCTGTCGAGGTTGGCGCGAACGATGTCGTGGGTGGAGTGGTTGGTGTAGGTGGCGTGGCATTTGAGCTGGTGGCCGTCGACGTCGACCTTGTCGTTGAGGTAGCTGAAGGGCATGGGGGGGTCATCGCCGAGCTGTTCTTCGAGAATGTCCCAGTTGATGCTGCCCTTGGCTAGGCGTGGTGGCGTGCCTGTTTTGAGACGGCCGAGCTTGAAGCCTGCTTCGCGCAGGGATTTGCTAAGGCCAAAGGTGGCTTCCTCGCCCATTCTACCTGACGGGTAGGCTTCGAGGCCGATGTGGATTTCGCCTCCTAGGAATGTTCCTGTTGTAATAACCACCGACCTTGCCGGTAATACCTCCCCTGACTCTAGCCTCACACCAGTAATCTTGCTCCTTGCGCCCTCTGCCCTCTCTTCTTCGGTCAGACCAGCGTCGGAGACAATGATATCCTCCACCTTTCCGGTGACCACCTCCAGGTCCTTGTAGTTTgtcaactcctccctcataTGTTTCTTGTACAACGCCCGGTCGATCTGCGCTCGCGGTCCCCACACTGCCGGTCCTTTCCTCCTGTTCAGCACCCGAAACTGCAAGCCAGCCTTGTCGATTATCCTCCCAGCCAACCCGTCAAGCGCGTCGATCTCTCGGAGAATTGTCCCCTTTCCGATCCCGCCGAAACTCGGGTTACAGGAGCATACTCCCAGGTTCTCGAGGCTGGGTGTGACGAGGGCGGTGCGGGCTCCTGCTCGGGCTGCGGCCGCGCTGGCCTCGGCGCCTGCGTGGCCGCCACCAACGACGATGACATCGAATGGTCTGTTGGTGTATTTATGTTAGCATTCGTCTAGACACACAGGCGCGCGCGCAAACTGACCTGGCGGCAACATCCCCCACTGTCGCAAAGGCCCTCCTTAGCTGCACCGAGCGGCCAACTGGTGTTCGGCCGAGGCCCTGTGGAAGCCAGAGCTTCGTCATCATCTTGAAGGGTGCGCCCAGCCTTGGCGATTAGCTACCGTAGAGAACAAAAGAATGGAAGACGGGGGGGCGGCGTCACGATATTCGGCGCAAAGGTGGGCGGTTGGGAATTGAATCTCTGGAAAAATAACTGATAAGGAGTGCCGGGATGCGATAAGCGCTCGGGCCACCTCGCTGTTTGCGCCCAATGATTTTCACCTCGACAGTGACAACGTCTCTGCTTTGCTCGGGAATAAAAATCACTGTTGCAAGTGAGCCTATTATACGTGCAGGTCGAATGCGTGTTCATCGTAGTTTCAATTGAATctgacaaaaagaaaaaaaaaaaacggtATCACAATTGGTTGGTAGTTATACAAGGCCGCCTCCAGCCCACCTGCCTGTCTCTGACAGGCATGGCTTTTCAACCAGCCAGAATGTACACACAGCGGAGAAATATTTGAGCCCCCAGTCTACCTTGCGCAGATCGCATCCATCCATTCCAGAACACATCATATCATCACATAGAGCCCGCTCATCCATATCATAGCTTTCTAGACTGTGCCTTACTGCGCCTACTCCTCAGCCGGAGCATCGCGGTTGGCGGGGCGGCGAAGAACCTCAAGGGCGCCTATGTTTGACAAACCGGCATTAGTTTTTGCAGAAGAggcgagaaaagaaagatagACGTACGCTGCACAACACCCAAAGTTCTGACGGGCTTGCCCTCGGCATCCTCGTACGTGTCGATAGACGCCTGGCCCTCGACCAAGACCATGGTCCCCTTCTCGAGAGACAGGTAGAAATCACGGgcgttggtgctggtggggaaGACGGTGATGTTGAACCAGCTggtcttcttgttctcgCCAGACCCGCTGTTGGAGGCTACGGCGTAGCGGAGGTACTCTTTGCCGTTGTTGCTGGCGCGGAGGTCGGGGGTGTCGGCGAGGTTGCCGACGATGGTGATTTTGGCATAGGGGCgctggggggtggaggagaaggcacGGGCAGCAGCCACCTGGGGGCGGGCGGCGGCGCGGGAGACGGAGCGGAGGAAGGCAGACATGTTGGGCTGTGGCTGGTGACTGGTTTGATATGAAGATGGCGGGGATGATCTGGATGGAATGCAGTTTTTGGTTTCAGAGTGATATCAGCGCTATCGATATCGTGTTGTGGGTTCTTCACTCAAACCCCTGTTCAGGTCCACGGTCGCGTCAAAACGGCGCGCGTGGGGGACCGTGCGTCGAAGCTGTGGAGCTGAGCTGCCGAACTCCCAGGTGCTCCGTGGGTTCCAGGGTTAGCCCGAGCGGTGTCATACCCCTGACTCCTTCCCTTTTGGGattcatcttcctcctctgctcaCTCTTACTACCTCTCTCACTCTTCTCTCACTTGCGGAGCATCATGCGACCGACTTGCTCTGCTGAGTAGAAAGTCTTCTTATTCAGTCGAGTCTCAATAAAACCCACACCTGATCTTTCACACAATAAGCAAAAACGGGGCTGACCAATTCATaggcaccaccacctcggcgATACTCCGTGCTGGAGAGACATCATCAGCAAACAACATCATGGCCAATTGATGATTCTCGATGATGAGTCGCATGTTCCCTGCCAATTGATCAGAAGTAAATTTAGATGCCGGGAACCACAGCTTCATGTCATGGATCTAGGTCCAGGAGCTGGCCCACCGGTCTTTGTTGATGCCAGGCCGAGACCCCTTTTCAGCTCCTGAAAGCTGCCCACTTTTGGGTCTGAATAGACTCTGAATAGATCAATAGACACAACATGGCGGTCTCAAACTCCCACTTTGCAACTTCACCACCACTTTTATCACAATAAGGAGCTCAGTTCGCGAATAAGTCAATAAGATGGCCAACACACCGAATAACTGAATAGCCCATGGCACGCACATAACCGTCCTGCCGGTTGCACCACATGGCAGCCGATCTTGTTCCTTtactcttttctttatccaGATCTACTACTTTCACAGCTTGATTGAGATCTTGACCTCTACTCTTAcctcttcgtcatcatcgccaaGATCGCTTTGCGGAATACCATCACTCTCAGCCTTGACCGTCAAGAACATcactcaacaacctcaccagaCCAGGAACCTCCCTCGCGAACACCGGCAGCACAAGTTGGAACATggcacccccaacaccagaGGAACTCGCCACGCCAGGCTTCAACAAATGGTCTCTCTATGGCTTCACAACAACCCCGGAAGAGAGGATCGGCCCCGACGAGCCCTACACCTACCCATCCCTCCAAGTGAACCTCTTCTTCCGcgtcttcctcggcctcgtctccctcttcatcacctGGGTCCCAGCCCGTCTCCTCTTCCGCAGCGGCGAGTTCGCCGGCACCGTCCTCTGCGTCATCACCATGATCCTCAACTTCTTCGCCGTCGTCAATGCCCTCATCTGGCGAGACGACAACGTAGAGGAGTGGTTTGCTGGCTACGGGTGGTGTGACATTCAGACATACCTCAAGTTTGCTCTCGACACGGCCTTCAACATCTGTCTCTTTGAGATCATGCGGGGATTGGCGAGCAAGGTGGCTATGAACAGAGCTACTGCCTTGACGTCCAAGGAGAGGAGACGCAACAGGATTATTTCGGCGGCGGTCATCTTTACGGCGCCGGCGGTGCAGATGATTCTCACCTACTTCGTCGCGGTGGGCCGGTATAATGTATCGACACTGGTCGGGTGTGGGGTTTACTACTTTCCGAACTGGGTCTTCTTGGTGTTTTTCATTTTGCCTACGCCGATATTCTCTATTGGGGCGGCTATCATGGCTTGTAGgttttcttccccttctgcCACTTTGTACACATCCTAACAAACATCACAGGCCTCACCTTTTACCGCTACCGCCTCATCATGCGCGCGTCCAATAAAGTGATGCAATCCCGCGACAGCGTCGCCGCCGCGCGCCAATCCCGCGTCCGCAAGAAGCTTTACTTTCTGACCCTCaccgtcatcgtcgtcgtcctcccgCTCATTCTCATCTTTTTCGTTAGAAACCTAAAGGTGGGGAGCCCATGGGACTTGTCTTATGACTTTGCCTCCTTCCACTATGGTCCCGACCCCTTCAACCAGTGGTTTGTCTCGTTCACCACATCAGAGTACATGAACTTTCAACAGCTGAGCATCAGCTTCATCCCCGAAGTCACCGGCATCCTGTTATTCATCCCCTTTGGCACCACCCCCGAGGCCCTCAACTCTTACCGCCGGGGCCTTCTCTTCCTTGGGTTGGGGTACATCTTCCCTAAGCTACGAGAAGAGATCCCGTTGTACCCCagcccctcctcttcaaggGGCAATTCGACCAGCAACTCAAGAGCATCGTGGTGGtcctccttcctccgccCCATCCGCGAAAACGCATCCTCTTTCATCGCGTCCCGCCGCCGGTCGACGACCACGACGGGTATGTCCAACAACAGTTCAAGAAAGGGGTCTATCCTCCCCACCGCGGAGCACCATAGCAATTCCACCTCTTCCCGGTCAACCTCTTTGCTCGTCAAGGAAAaaagcaccagcaacaacaacccctggCCAGATCTAACAGCAGAGGAAATCGATCATTACAACAACCCGcactctccttcttcttcttccacttctACCTGCCCCCCAACGGGACGGAATCCTTTTCTGATGGCAACCGCCATACCACTCAACGCCACGCCCCTCCCATCTCGACTTTCTACCGTCCtcccaaagaaaaagaccaCTACTAGTCCCattgaagagaaaaaagtgGTTGACGTTGGGAGCGAGGATGTAGCGGAGCCCTGGGACGTGGGGCATCAGGCTTCCAATGTTGAGTTTGATACGCAGGTCTGGGTTGGGAATCCTAGGTCGGGGAGTCAATTGCCTTTGCCGAGTCCGGCGAGGTTTCAGCCTGTTGTGACGACGATTACTGCTGGtagtggggatggggatcttgaggctggggagcatcagcagcagaggaggggggtggtcaGGGTTGAGACGAGGATTGCGCATACCCTGGAGCcgagagaggagggagaagaacAGGTCGTGACGGTTACGACGCCGACACATGCGAGTTAGGTGCTTGTTGTGGAGAGGTCGTTGGTTGTTGTTAGTGGGttgtgggggggagggaggaggaggagttgggctgggggggaggggtattgGGGTGTttaggggggggggatatcAGGGGTGGGTAGATAATGGGCcgctatatagctattatTGTTTCCTTGAGTCTTTTATTgtgtttcttcttttttgtttttttgttgtttcaTTTtcatggtgaagaggggtCCGTTTACACAAGGCTGACCAGAATAGTGCGGCATAGCATTTCATTACatatttcttcttctgccagcACGCCGAGGGCTGGTTTTATGTGTCTATAGACAGATAATGTATCATAACACCAAGCTAACCTTGTCGACTTTGCACGGCTGTCAACTATGCCATTTACACTCCAATATCTTGCTGGATTAGAGGTGTGAGATATTGTACATTTATTGAAACAACAGGAAACACCTCTTCATGACCACATTGGATCACTTCCCAAGAAGGGCAATTATACTTGGCCAATGGACTTGATCCTTTCCCAAGTCAAACCTGGAGAAAGAAAGCACACACGCGATATAAAGCAACTTCAGGATCGCATCCTATCTTTCAACACCTCTAGAGCGAAATACCCATCCATGTCCATAAATTGGTTCTTAGTTTGAAGCTGCATGGTAGCCTGATTTTGAGAGCCGTGCTGCTGCTTTTAGACAACACACTGAACACTTGAGTGGGTTTGCCAGGTTGTTTGAAGCAATAAACCACGTAATCATGCCGAATTTCGAGAACTGCTAGAGGTAAGATTTACACAATAGGGCTGGCTTGTATTTCAGGGCATATTAGGGGCCTTTTCCCATCAGTTTGCATGCCTCGAGCTAACAAAGATGTCGGCAAACGAGGCGCTTGACCTAAGTATGCCTCGGCCAGTGACTGAGGTTCGGGGTGGTGTTCTGAGGCTAGAGCACTCGGAGGGCTGAGATGTGCTATGCAGTGGTGAAGTCTTGGTCTGGGTGCTACTGGCTTATTGGCGGCGTGACTCACTGCTGGTTCAGGGGGCCTTGTTACTGAGTTTGGCTTGCCGAGTGAGCAGTCTCTACATGGAAGGCAAGTTCACCTGAAATTGATGAAATATAAAGTTACCGATAGTTCTTTGACTTTTGAAGTAAACAGACACAGAAACCAGCAACAAGTGGATTATCCAACTCATTCTTGCTTCACACCGAGAATAGCACtcacaaccctaacccgacAACTGCAAACTGTTTGTGCGTGTGGTAACCCCACATTTTCACCTCTcgctcctcatcatccaaaacTCACATTCATCTCTCATCCCAACTTATACAAAGTGAGCCTCCCGCATTTTGTTCTATTTCTCCCAACCAGACTGAATGCTCAAACACCTCAGTCCATCCCTTAAAACCGCACAAGACTCACCCAGCTAACCACCACCCTAACCAGCTTACTCAACCCTCACTTTCACTTCTCACCCCGCTTATTCACCttcacaaccaccccccaaaatgGACGACAAAGCAGACCTCATCGCCGACCAActctcccaaaccaccccctcatcccgTGGCGGCGGTAAACGCGGTGGcagccgaggaagaggaggtcgtCCCGGAGGAAGAGCAGTAGACCTCTCCCGCGccctctcccgcctcctccggcacCAAGCCTCCAACGCCGGCATCGACCTCGACAAAGAAGGCTACGCCCCCCTAGATAAAGTCGTAcgtcccccctttccccctccccaaccaactaacccccctcccctctagCTCTCCTGGGGCCCCCTCAAATCCCTCAAACCAACCTTTCCTGAAATCCTCTCCGCAGTCAAAGACTCAGACAAGCAACGCTTCGCCCTCAAACCCCTCcactcctcaacctcaacatccaccGACCCAAAAGACTGGCTCATTCGCGCCAACCAAGGGCATTCCATCAAGCTCGACTCGGAcgccctcctcaaacccctATCCCTCACCCCAGACCTCTCAAAAGGCCAACTCCCCATCCCGCCCACCGTCGTCCACGgcaccttcttcgccttttGGCCCCTCATCAAATCAACCGGCGGCCTCAAGAAAATGGGGAGGAACCACGTCCACTTCAGCACTGGACTccccgacgacgacgagggcgTCATTTCTGGGATGAGGAAGGATGCAGAGTTGTTAATCTACATTGACGTGCCAAAAGCAATGAAAGAAGGCAACCTAAAATTCTGGATGAGCGAGAACGGGGTTGTCCTCacagagggagaggatgaggaggggataGTGAGCTCAAAGTACTTTAAGGAGGTTGTCGGGCGGGATGGGGCGTTGGTGGGCGTTATCTGGAGGGATGGAGAGCCCATGGATGGGGGTGATTTACCTCCAGGGTTGAAGATCAGGCAGCCTCATGGCAAgggggctgggaggggagggaagcggggtgggggaggaaggggaggaggacagtAAAGATAATGCCACACGTCAAAGCTTTTTGGCGAggtaaaatattttttttttttttttaaaaaaaaacaacattTTACAtccaaaacaacaaagaaaaaccccccaaaaaatgcTTGCTATTCAAAGCCGACGACTCTGCGGTCGTCGTGTGAGTGATATAcatgtatgtgtgtgtgtgtgtttttcTGAGCAATGCTAAGCTTACAACCCAACCAACTACTTCCTCGGAGGAAATAAACTGGTATTATATACCCATtatccatccatctccatccaccacctcctcgcccttccccccccaCTCCCCAAAAAGGTTTCAGCCAAAAAGTAaacttttccttcttcaaaAACTCCAACAAAACCTTCGCTTTGCTCGCTTGCGTGCGCACACCAaaaaccacaacaacaccaaccaaaaaaaagggggggttctGTCCAAATTTCCCCCCCGCCAGCTTTCAAAACCTACAACTCCCCAGCATACCAATACAGATTCATATACAAGTCcaacacaaaaaaaaatcaaaaatcaaaaaaaaaaaaaaaaatcaaatcATCTCGTCGATACTCCTCACAATAGGCGTTTCCCCCAACGTCGGCGGACTCCTGGGATCCTCATTTTGCATCGGCCTcccaaaaggaaaaaacGGATCCCGTGGAAACATCGTCTCCCTCGGCGAAAAAAGCCCCAGTGCCTCGTCGGCGGGCGTAGGAGGAGCTTGAACCACCTCCGCAAACTGCGCCGCTGCCACGGCAAGAGCCTGATGAAGAGGGTTATTCGTCATCACCTCGGCCCTAGGCGAGAGGGTTGGGTCGCTAGCATTCGGTGGAAAGCCTCGCATGGCAAGAATATTGTCCCTGGGCGGAACGGGCGGCGGCACAACAGGAGCGATATTCAGAGGCGCGAAGCCAAACGTGCCCATAgacctcttcttctcgaggGTTTTCGGTGCTGGCGACAGCTTCAACGGTGCGAGGCTGACTTGTGATGACTTCTTTTCCAGCTTCTTGGGCGGCGGGGTGAGATTGATCGGTGCAAGAGTAGCTTCCgacttcttcctctccaccgtcTTGGGAGGCGGCGCAAATGTCATCGGGGCGAGCTTGAAATTGTTTTCagactttttcttctccGGCTGTGACGGCGGCGGAGCAAAGGTCATCGGCGCAAATCCAAAGGTGCCGTCTGAGGCCCCAAATCTATGCGCGCCAAAGCCTGGTGAAGCTGGCGGCCTGGCAAAGGGgtctggtggtgggaatCCTGGAGACATGGGAGGTCTCGAAAGATCGAGTGGTGCCAAGTTTTGCGATGCTGGAGGCTTTGAGATGGTAAGAGATGCAAAGCTGGGAGGCGCAAAGCCGGGGGATTTTGGCGGCTCGGCAAATGAGCCAAAGCcgggtgatggcggtggtctTGACAGAGAGAACGACCCAAAacctggtgatggtggtggcttgTTCAAGGTAAAGGAACCGCCAAAGCCAGGAGAGGGTGGCTCTCTGGAGATAGTAGGAGGCACAAACCCTGGAGATGGCGGTGGTCTCGCGAATGAGCTGTCCGAAGAAGCAAACCCGGAATCCGGCTGCGAAGGGACGAGGAACGAATCGATATTAAAACGGCCAAACTTCCCAGGATCCGACTCGTCCTCTTTTTCGGTCCAGGAAAAGCTGGAAGGCGCGGATGATGGGCCAGGCGAAATGGGTTCACCTCTGTTTGGCGTTGAGTTGCCCCTTGCCCTGCTGGGGCTTCGTTCAGGGCTCCCAGATCTCGAGGCTGGGTCTTCGCTTGGTAGTGGTGCGGTGAGAGGCTCTTTGGGCGGTGCCTCGATGTGATCTGCGGATAACGTCGCCCTGTGCATTGGGCTCCTCCCGGATCGCGACTTCAAGCCAGCACTCGGGACAGCCAATCTCTTCCTCGACGAGACTTCTTTCTGGAAATCTTGCAAGCAGTACATCAGCCTCATATTGGGACTGATCCACCTGCTCTTCGCCTGGGCCGCGTAGTAAGCATCGTTGACGGTCAGGTCGGGATTTTGATACAGCCCGTAGGCAATGATCAAGCTGGCAGATCTGCTGGCACCCTGCTGGCAGTGGACCAAAACTTTCTTGCCGTCCTTTGTCCGCCTTTCGATTGTTTCGCAGAGCCCCATGAGATCCTTGCCAATATCGGTGTTGTGATCCCAGGGAATGTGAATATACTCTGGCTCCTTGAAAGACTGGGCCTTGGGGGTCGTAGGCGTGTCAGCTGAGCTTCCATCTGGGAAATACTCAAAGGCGGTCGCAAAGCTCGAGTTTGTTACCGCCGTATCTGGCTCCACGGGAGACATTGTTTGGCCATCCGAAGCCGCAGAGTCCTTTCTGCTAGCGTAAGGCTTGAACGGGTTCATGACCTCACGAGCGACATTGATCACCACGTCAAAGCGAGACGCTTCCTCGGCAGTGGGCTCGAGGTACAAATACACATTGTCGCTATAGATGGCGATTGGGCCGTCGGGGTATCCGGGCGTTTTCTGATCCTCGTTATTTTCGACCTCGTGGAATGGCTCAAACTCATAAGCGGCGCGGTTGGCGATTTGTGTTCGTATTGGTGAATCTTCTTCCTGGATGGTTGATCCTAAGCCAGGTGCCACGGCAGGCTTGGGTGGTCGCAGGAAAGAAGACAATCCTGTCTCATTTCTCTCCAGCACTGTTGGAATAGTCATGCCTCCCGCGGGACCAAATGTGGCCGACTTCAAGCCTGAGAGCATATGTGGCGACGAAGTGGAATGCTTCAGAGCGCGGCGCTGCAGAATGGGACCAACCGAAACTGATGGTGAGCTAGGAACTTCGAGTGTTGTGCGCGCAATAAGATCCGAGGTGCTGGTCTTGAGGCTGAGCTGACTTGGCTTCCGCTTCGTGGTAGGAATTTTGGGTTTGATgaaagagggagaagatggctCAGACACTTCGGTCGAGGATAGTGACGGTGGCTGGATCGAAAGCCCCTTCATGTTCTTTGGCCGCCGGGGAACTGGCGATGTCATCGGCCGCTCCAAGGTTCGGCCAgaggtgttgatggtgaggttggccAATCCATGGAGACCACCGAAAGAGGCAGGCGCAAAAGGCCGAAGAGGAACAAGATTAATCGGAGAATcaggggaggatgatggtgaggggtCAGAAAGATCCGAGGAGTCTGTGCAAGAcacggtggtggttggcgaAGACTCTGCAGATTCGGCGGTGGATGTGCTGTCGTGATGCTTGTGAATGGAATCTGAAGACAAGACGCCGGGCCGCAGGGCCGGCTCTGAGTCTCCTGGCAGTTTTGTATCCTCCATGACTAGCTTGGGGTCAACAACTGTGACGGTATTTGAGGCGTCCACAATTCCGT of Podospora pseudopauciseta strain CBS 411.78 chromosome 7 map unlocalized CBS411.78m_7, whole genome shotgun sequence contains these proteins:
- the CPP1 gene encoding tyrosine/serine/threonine protein phosphatase (EggNog:ENOG503NY1Z; COG:V); protein product: MPSAAPRRLYEDQIPSFMTVLDVENGIVDASNTVTVVDPKLVMEDTKLPGDSEPALRPGVLSSDSIHKHHDSTSTAESAESSPTTTVSCTDSSDLSDPSPSSSPDSPINLVPLRPFAPASFGGLHGLANLTINTSGRTLERPMTSPVPRRPKNMKGLSIQPPSLSSTEVSEPSSPSFIKPKIPTTKRKPSQLSLKTSTSDLIARTTLEVPSSPSVSVGPILQRRALKHSTSSPHMLSGLKSATFGPAGGMTIPTVLERNETGLSSFLRPPKPAVAPGLGSTIQEEDSPIRTQIANRAAYEFEPFHEVENNEDQKTPGYPDGPIAIYSDNVYLYLEPTAEEASRFDVVINVAREVMNPFKPYASRKDSAASDGQTMSPVEPDTAVTNSSFATAFEYFPDGSSADTPTTPKAQSFKEPEYIHIPWDHNTDIGKDLMGLCETIERRTKDGKKVLVHCQQGASRSASLIIAYGLYQNPDLTVNDAYYAAQAKSRWISPNMRLMYCLQDFQKEVSSRKRLAVPSAGLKSRSGRSPMHRATLSADHIEAPPKEPLTAPLPSEDPASRSGSPERSPSRARGNSTPNRGEPISPGPSSAPSSFSWTEKEDESDPGKFGRFNIDSFLVPSQPDSGFASSDSSFARPPPSPGFVPPTISREPPSPGFGGSFTLNKPPPSPGFGSFSLSRPPPSPGFGSFAEPPKSPGFAPPSFASLTISKPPASQNLAPLDLSRPPMSPGFPPPDPFARPPASPGFGAHRFGASDGTFGFAPMTFAPPPSQPEKKKSENNFKLAPMTFAPPPKTVERKKSEATLAPINLTPPPKKLEKKSSQVSLAPLKLSPAPKTLEKKRSMGTFGFAPLNIAPVVPPPVPPRDNILAMRGFPPNASDPTLSPRAEVMTNNPLHQALAVAAAQFAEVVQAPPTPADEALGLFSPRETMFPRDPFFPFGRPMQNEDPRSPPTLGETPIVRSIDEMI